In a genomic window of Streptomyces noursei ATCC 11455:
- the thpD gene encoding ectoine hydroxylase has product MTTAPERTADLYPTRGTSEVITPRKDPVVWSRPGVEGPFAAAELSDFDRDGFFALPELLAADEVAVYRAELDRLVGDPAMRADPRSIVEPTSQAVRSVFEVHRISEVFARLVADPRVVGRARQILGSDVYVHQSRINVKPGFGASGFYWHSDFETWHAEDGLPRMRTVSVSIALTENYDTNGGLMIMPGSHRYFVGCEGATPKDNYKKSLQMQDAGTPSDEALTTMADRHGIRLFTGRAGSATWFDCNAMHGSGDNITPYPRSNVFIVFNSVENAAVEPFAAPVRRPEYIGARAPFVPVK; this is encoded by the coding sequence ATGACCACCGCACCCGAGCGCACCGCCGACCTGTACCCGACCCGTGGGACCTCCGAGGTCATCACCCCGCGGAAGGACCCGGTGGTGTGGTCGCGGCCCGGAGTCGAGGGGCCCTTCGCCGCTGCCGAGCTGAGCGACTTCGACCGTGACGGCTTCTTCGCGCTGCCGGAGCTGCTCGCCGCGGACGAGGTCGCGGTGTACCGCGCCGAGCTGGACCGGCTGGTGGGCGACCCGGCGATGCGCGCCGACCCGCGCTCGATCGTCGAGCCGACGTCGCAGGCCGTCCGCTCGGTCTTCGAAGTCCACCGGATCAGCGAGGTGTTCGCGAGACTGGTCGCCGACCCCCGGGTGGTCGGCCGGGCCCGGCAGATCCTCGGCTCGGACGTCTACGTCCACCAGTCGCGGATCAACGTCAAGCCCGGGTTCGGTGCCTCCGGCTTCTACTGGCACTCGGACTTCGAGACCTGGCACGCCGAGGACGGGCTGCCGCGCATGCGCACGGTGTCGGTCTCGATCGCGCTGACCGAGAACTACGACACCAACGGCGGCCTGATGATCATGCCCGGGTCGCACCGGTACTTCGTCGGGTGCGAGGGCGCCACCCCGAAGGACAATTACAAGAAGTCGCTCCAGATGCAGGACGCGGGGACGCCGTCGGACGAGGCGCTGACGACGATGGCGGACCGGCACGGCATCCGCCTGTTCACCGGCCGGGCCGGCTCGGCGACCTGGTTCGACTGCAACGCCATGCACGGCTCCGGCGACAACATCACGCCGTACCCGCGCAGCAACGTCTTCATCGTCTTCAACAGCGTGGAGAACGCCGCGGTGGAACCGTTCGCGGCCCCGGTCCGGCGCCCGGAGTACATCGGGGCGCGCGCCCCGTTCGTTCCGGTCAAATAG
- a CDS encoding alkene reductase, translated as MTTAFDPMELAGIPLANRIVMAPMTRNRATADGVPTPSMVEYYTQRASAGLIITEATQTEVVGRGYPLTPGLHTADQVAGWRRVTDSVHAAGGRIFAQLWHGGRIGHPVLLPDGLEPVGPSAVKAAGQGFTQDGPTDFVTPRELTDEEIRATVDGFAAAARNAIEAGFDGVEIHGANGYLVHQFLAPNANRRTDAWGGSDEARARFAIEVVRAVAGAVGAHRTGLRLSPGNPFNDIDEPEPEATYTALIEAVAPLGLAYLHTCDVHDLELLARLRKRFGGTFLLNPATEGRPTGPEELPLVERGEADLLAYGALFLANPDLPRRLAAGGPFNTPDRDGFYGGDDRGYLDYPALDDES; from the coding sequence GTGACCACTGCGTTCGACCCCATGGAACTCGCCGGTATACCGCTCGCCAACCGCATCGTCATGGCGCCGATGACCCGCAACCGCGCCACCGCCGACGGTGTCCCCACCCCGTCCATGGTCGAGTACTACACCCAGCGGGCCTCGGCCGGCCTGATCATCACCGAGGCCACCCAGACCGAGGTGGTCGGCCGCGGCTACCCGCTCACCCCGGGGCTGCACACCGCGGACCAGGTCGCCGGCTGGCGCCGGGTCACCGACTCCGTCCACGCGGCCGGCGGCCGGATCTTCGCCCAGCTGTGGCACGGCGGCCGGATCGGCCACCCGGTGCTGCTGCCCGACGGGCTGGAGCCGGTCGGCCCGTCCGCGGTGAAGGCGGCGGGCCAGGGCTTCACCCAGGACGGCCCGACGGACTTCGTCACCCCGCGCGAGCTGACCGACGAGGAGATCCGCGCGACCGTCGACGGTTTCGCCGCCGCGGCCCGCAACGCCATCGAGGCCGGCTTCGACGGCGTGGAGATCCACGGCGCCAACGGCTATCTGGTCCACCAGTTCCTGGCCCCCAACGCCAACCGGCGCACCGACGCCTGGGGCGGCTCCGACGAGGCCCGCGCCCGGTTCGCCATCGAGGTGGTCCGGGCGGTCGCCGGCGCGGTCGGCGCGCACCGCACCGGTCTGCGGCTCTCGCCCGGCAACCCGTTCAACGACATCGACGAGCCCGAGCCCGAGGCCACCTACACCGCGCTGATCGAGGCCGTCGCCCCGCTGGGCCTGGCCTATCTGCACACCTGCGACGTGCACGACCTGGAGCTGCTGGCCCGGCTGCGGAAGCGGTTCGGCGGCACGTTCCTGCTCAACCCGGCCACCGAAGGCCGGCCCACCGGCCCCGAGGAGCTCCCGCTCGTCGAGCGCGGCGAGGCCGACCTGCTGGCGTACGGCGCGCTGTTCCTCGCCAACCCCGACCTGCCCCGCCGGCTGGCCGCCGGCGGCCCGTTCAACACCCCGGACCGGGACGGCTTCTACGGCGGCGACGACCGCGGCTATCTGGACTACCCCGCGCTGGACGACGAGAGCTGA
- a CDS encoding aminotransferase class V-fold PLP-dependent enzyme — translation MQRHMALGGGEFAPETVYLNSASCGLLPARSAAALTAAVAESASHGTMGRDYLGTGARVRGAFARLMGVPEERVALGSSVAVQSAFVAGSLPAGSEVLVAEGDFSSLVNPLAARAGCTVRVVPREALADAVRPGTALVAVSAVHALDGRIADLAAIRDAARAHGALTYVDITQAAGWLPLRLTDFDYTVCGAFKWLLCPRGTTFMVFGGERGEPGGPGWPVPVHAGWVAGEDPGESNYGPIDRPAATARRYDEPHAHYSYVAAEHSLGLLAELGVDTVHAHNVALAEQYRAGLEAAGFTPRAAPGSAIVSTPGLADAEPRLAQAGVRVSVRGGLLRAAFHLYNSTEDVSRALSLLVP, via the coding sequence ATGCAGCGACACATGGCACTGGGCGGCGGCGAGTTCGCGCCCGAGACGGTCTATCTGAACTCGGCGTCCTGCGGGCTGCTGCCCGCGCGGAGCGCCGCCGCGCTGACCGCCGCCGTGGCGGAGTCGGCGTCGCACGGGACGATGGGGCGCGACTACCTCGGCACGGGCGCCCGGGTGCGCGGCGCCTTCGCCCGGCTGATGGGGGTGCCCGAGGAACGGGTGGCGCTGGGCAGTTCGGTCGCGGTGCAGTCGGCGTTCGTCGCGGGCTCGCTGCCGGCCGGCAGCGAAGTGCTGGTCGCCGAGGGGGACTTCAGCTCCCTGGTGAACCCGCTGGCGGCGCGCGCCGGATGCACGGTGCGGGTGGTGCCGCGGGAGGCGCTCGCCGACGCGGTGCGGCCCGGGACGGCGCTGGTCGCGGTGAGCGCGGTGCACGCGCTGGACGGCCGGATCGCCGACCTGGCCGCCATCCGGGACGCCGCCCGGGCGCACGGGGCGCTGACGTATGTCGACATCACACAGGCGGCGGGCTGGCTGCCGCTGCGGCTCACGGACTTCGACTACACGGTGTGCGGGGCGTTCAAGTGGCTGCTGTGCCCGCGCGGGACGACGTTCATGGTCTTCGGCGGGGAGCGGGGGGAGCCGGGCGGCCCGGGGTGGCCGGTGCCGGTGCACGCGGGGTGGGTCGCCGGGGAGGACCCGGGGGAGTCCAACTACGGTCCGATCGACCGGCCGGCGGCGACCGCCCGCCGCTACGACGAGCCGCACGCCCACTACTCCTACGTGGCCGCCGAGCACTCCCTCGGGCTGCTCGCGGAGCTGGGCGTGGACACCGTCCACGCCCACAACGTCGCGCTGGCGGAGCAGTACCGGGCCGGGCTGGAGGCCGCCGGCTTCACCCCGCGGGCCGCGCCCGGGTCCGCGATCGTCTCCACCCCGGGGCTGGCGGACGCCGAACCGCGGCTCGCTCAGGCCGGGGTGCGGGTCTCGGTCCGCGGCGGGCTGCTCCGGGCGGCGTTCCACCTCTACAACTCGACCGAGGACGTGAGCCGGGCGCTGTCCCTGTTGGTTCCGTGA
- a CDS encoding DsbA family oxidoreductase, whose translation MRVEIWSDIACPWCYIGKARFEAGLAAFAQRADVEVVHRSFELDPAAPPATDVPILDMLATKYGVSREQAEAMEARVAEAAVGEGLGYCSDRIHGNTFDLHRLLHLAKAHGVQDALLTALYHANFAEARQLADPAVLTGIAVGAGVPEAEAARVLADPDAYADEVRADERAAAELGATGVPFFVIDRRYGVSGAQPADVFRQALERAHADSAVQVLAADDADSCGDGSCAV comes from the coding sequence ATGCGCGTCGAAATCTGGTCGGACATCGCCTGCCCCTGGTGCTACATCGGCAAGGCCCGGTTCGAGGCCGGTCTGGCGGCCTTCGCCCAGCGGGCGGACGTCGAGGTCGTCCACCGTTCCTTCGAACTGGACCCGGCCGCCCCGCCGGCCACCGACGTCCCGATCCTGGACATGCTCGCGACGAAGTACGGCGTCAGCCGGGAACAGGCCGAGGCGATGGAGGCCCGCGTGGCCGAGGCGGCGGTCGGCGAGGGGCTGGGCTACTGCTCCGACCGCATCCACGGCAACACCTTCGACCTGCACCGGCTGCTCCACCTGGCCAAGGCGCACGGCGTCCAGGACGCACTGCTCACCGCCCTCTACCACGCCAACTTCGCCGAGGCCCGGCAGCTCGCGGACCCCGCGGTGCTGACCGGGATCGCGGTCGGGGCCGGCGTGCCCGAGGCCGAGGCCGCGCGGGTCCTCGCCGACCCGGACGCCTACGCCGACGAGGTCCGGGCCGACGAGCGCGCCGCCGCCGAGCTGGGCGCCACCGGCGTCCCCTTCTTCGTCATCGACCGCCGCTACGGCGTCTCCGGCGCCCAGCCCGCCGACGTCTTCCGTCAGGCCCTGGAGCGGGCGCACGCCGACTCCGCCGTCCAGGTGCTGGCCGCCGACGACGCGGACAGCTGCGGCGACGGGAGCTGCGCGGTCTGA